The Neorhodopirellula lusitana genome contains a region encoding:
- a CDS encoding DUF3311 domain-containing protein, whose protein sequence is MPPSDSSPRPRRGSWLIAALVLALLILHQDNWFWLDGRLVFGFIPVGLFWHSCISLGAAGTWFLATKIAWPLDTPTDIPASAGAAASGKSESGQTGVSE, encoded by the coding sequence ATGCCTCCATCCGATTCGTCGCCACGTCCTCGTCGCGGCTCGTGGCTGATCGCCGCTCTCGTTCTGGCCTTGTTGATCCTGCACCAAGACAACTGGTTTTGGCTCGATGGAAGGCTGGTATTCGGTTTCATCCCGGTCGGCCTGTTCTGGCACTCCTGCATCTCCCTGGGAGCCGCTGGCACGTGGTTTCTGGCCACCAAAATCGCTTGGCCATTAGACACACCAACGGACATCCCAGCGTCTGCGGGTGCGGCTGCTTCCGGTAAATCCGAATCCGGCCAAACAGGAGTGTCCGAATGA
- a CDS encoding SLC13 family permease: MMPADWPMWLTLAVAMGLLLSLAFRVAATDLLVLSSLAILVLVQDLTGNPDLPTPLDAAAGFGNKGLVTIALLFAVVTGLEMTGGTELATGWLLSGAKNLRSAQLRMLLPVAALSGFLNNTPVVAALLPVVHDLAKRLQISPSRLLLPLSYAAILGGMCTLMGTSTNLLVRDLYIGKNQELGDLAFFTPAVVGIPATLLGLCYIIFASKWLLPERKPAVSASDDPQKYTVEMQVDPTGPLVGKTIQQAGLRALAGLYVAEIQRADGRIEAAKPDQRIYGEDIMILVGALDSVVDLRKIRGLITPDEQTRKLEVPAWRRTLVEAVVSPRCSLIGKTIREGKFRSNYNAAVVAVARGGDRLEGKLGDVRIRPGDVLLLEASPSFLHRQRGLSDFYLVSTVERGEVRRHERAGIAIAITLAMVIFAALNIVSILTAALVACVAMVGFRCCTTTEARRSLDWSVLIVIGAAIGMGNAMTKSGAANAIADGLMQLAGASPIAALAAVYVATVICTELVTNSAAAAIMFPIAWAAAGPLGMPPESLVVCIMVAASASFLTPFGYQTNTMVYGVGGYQLRDYIVFGLPLSLIVFATAMVMLSWRYELAF, translated from the coding sequence ATGATGCCCGCTGATTGGCCGATGTGGTTGACGTTGGCGGTCGCGATGGGCTTGCTGTTGAGCTTGGCGTTTCGTGTCGCAGCGACGGATCTATTGGTTCTGTCAAGCCTTGCTATCTTAGTACTAGTCCAGGATTTGACGGGGAATCCTGACCTGCCGACACCGCTGGATGCGGCCGCCGGGTTTGGGAATAAGGGGTTGGTGACGATCGCGTTGCTATTTGCCGTCGTGACCGGGCTGGAGATGACGGGAGGCACGGAACTGGCGACAGGGTGGCTGTTGAGCGGGGCTAAGAATCTGCGCAGCGCGCAGTTGCGCATGTTGTTACCGGTCGCTGCGCTGAGCGGATTTTTGAATAACACGCCGGTGGTGGCTGCACTATTGCCGGTGGTGCATGACCTCGCGAAACGGCTTCAAATCAGCCCATCACGGTTGCTTTTGCCGCTGTCCTACGCAGCGATCTTGGGTGGCATGTGCACGTTGATGGGGACCAGCACGAATTTGTTGGTTCGTGATTTGTACATCGGCAAGAATCAGGAACTGGGCGATCTGGCATTCTTCACTCCCGCGGTCGTTGGTATCCCGGCAACCTTGCTAGGGCTGTGTTACATCATCTTCGCTTCGAAGTGGTTGTTGCCTGAACGCAAGCCTGCGGTTAGTGCTTCGGACGATCCGCAGAAGTACACCGTTGAAATGCAGGTGGACCCGACCGGTCCTTTGGTGGGTAAGACAATCCAGCAAGCGGGGCTGCGTGCGTTGGCGGGTTTGTACGTTGCCGAAATCCAACGTGCCGACGGGCGAATCGAAGCAGCGAAGCCAGATCAGCGGATCTATGGTGAAGACATCATGATCTTGGTCGGGGCCTTGGACAGTGTGGTGGACCTGCGGAAAATCCGTGGTTTGATCACGCCGGATGAACAGACTCGTAAGTTAGAGGTGCCCGCTTGGCGGCGGACGCTGGTGGAAGCGGTGGTCAGCCCGCGTTGTAGCCTGATCGGCAAGACGATCCGCGAAGGCAAATTTCGCTCTAACTACAACGCAGCTGTGGTGGCGGTGGCTCGAGGTGGCGACCGGTTAGAAGGCAAGCTAGGCGATGTGAGGATTCGGCCTGGTGACGTTTTGTTGCTGGAGGCGTCGCCGTCGTTCTTGCACCGTCAGCGTGGGTTGAGCGATTTCTATTTGGTGAGCACCGTTGAACGCGGCGAAGTGCGACGTCATGAGCGAGCGGGGATTGCCATCGCGATCACGTTAGCGATGGTCATCTTCGCGGCGCTGAACATTGTTTCAATCCTGACGGCCGCCTTGGTAGCCTGTGTTGCGATGGTTGGCTTTCGTTGCTGCACAACGACCGAGGCCCGAAGAAGTTTGGACTGGTCGGTGTTGATTGTGATCGGTGCCGCGATTGGGATGGGCAATGCGATGACAAAAAGTGGCGCAGCCAATGCGATCGCGGACGGTCTGATGCAGCTCGCTGGGGCAAGTCCAATCGCTGCATTGGCGGCCGTCTATGTCGCGACCGTGATTTGCACCGAATTGGTGACCAACAGCGCTGCAGCAGCAATCATGTTCCCAATCGCATGGGCGGCAGCAGGCCCATTGGGAATGCCGCCAGAATCCTTGGTGGTCTGCATCATGGTGGCTGCATCGGCGAGCTTCTTAACACCCTTTGGTTACCAAACCAACACAATGGTGTACGGGGTCGGCGGCTACCAACTTCGCGACTACATCGTGTTCGGGTTACCGTTGAGTTTGATTGTGTTCGCAACCGCGATGGTCATGTTGTCGTGGCGATACGAGCTCGCGTTTTGA
- a CDS encoding glucan biosynthesis protein, whose translation MMNRLETIQRFDSNRPHRFLLGKAVATALISMASLVAQPSTADELQVISSTSISADEVTSLADLKLYAKSLAKEPYRPEPPLAPELADLNYEQYREIQFRHEAGIWDDGSHPFWLEFFHRGFVQRDRVDVYVIEPNEDTDAPPIISQVQYTAEQFDFGDKISDLQVPDDVGYAGLKVAGRFATDGDAQEMLTFIGSSYFRSRTQPTVYGTSARGLAVNIGMNQDEEFPDFRAFWITEPTPNEADAPVPAKIPEQKIPEQSDDTLKSDDTSPPYDIIQPQITVLALLDSPSLTGAYQFTFVPNKAVSTIEVEATLFFRNAVDKLAYAPLTSMWLWGDGLQGPSKDERPSVHDSDGLLVHADNRWQWRSLARLPYPSVSSITVESLNGFGLLQRDRDFEHFLDSNARYHDRPSVWIEPIDSFGPGRIELLEIPGAHEGIDNIGAYFVPDNALPDDQGSQDAASDEATPLPEPIDLKYRVSFFATATDLGDKLHQTTPTGQPLATCQSLDIQRNGADEPIDLELVFELKSQPDTAPEVNDSDATEAAPVQAAIHTVRGQVSHQTTKAIPNGYVCRLSITPTEDAPIELELTLQDADGQAVSETFRYLCPQAQPTFKYPAVYTRQE comes from the coding sequence ATGATGAATCGACTCGAGACAATTCAGCGTTTTGATTCCAACCGCCCCCATCGATTCCTCTTGGGAAAGGCTGTCGCCACCGCCCTCATCTCGATGGCATCGCTGGTCGCACAACCATCGACTGCTGATGAACTGCAAGTCATTTCATCGACCTCCATTTCCGCCGACGAGGTGACGAGCCTCGCGGATTTGAAACTCTACGCGAAATCCCTTGCCAAAGAACCGTATCGGCCTGAACCGCCACTTGCGCCGGAACTTGCCGATCTGAACTACGAGCAATATCGCGAGATCCAGTTTCGACACGAGGCAGGAATCTGGGACGACGGCTCGCATCCGTTTTGGCTGGAGTTCTTCCATCGCGGGTTCGTGCAACGCGATCGCGTCGATGTCTACGTAATCGAACCCAACGAGGACACCGACGCCCCGCCCATCATTTCCCAGGTTCAGTACACTGCCGAACAGTTTGATTTCGGCGACAAGATCAGCGACCTGCAAGTCCCCGACGATGTGGGTTACGCAGGCCTGAAAGTTGCGGGGCGATTCGCGACCGACGGCGACGCTCAAGAGATGTTGACCTTCATCGGGTCGAGCTATTTCCGATCACGAACCCAGCCGACCGTCTACGGCACTTCGGCTCGCGGCTTGGCAGTTAACATTGGAATGAACCAAGACGAAGAGTTCCCGGACTTCCGAGCGTTCTGGATCACGGAGCCTACACCAAACGAGGCGGACGCCCCCGTCCCAGCGAAAATCCCCGAACAGAAAATCCCCGAACAGTCGGACGATACTTTAAAGTCGGATGACACTTCACCGCCATACGACATTATCCAGCCCCAGATCACCGTACTCGCTTTACTGGATAGCCCAAGCCTGACGGGAGCCTACCAGTTCACGTTCGTGCCCAACAAAGCCGTTTCAACGATTGAAGTGGAAGCAACTCTCTTCTTTCGCAACGCCGTCGACAAACTGGCCTACGCCCCACTGACCAGCATGTGGCTGTGGGGCGATGGACTGCAGGGGCCGTCCAAGGACGAACGCCCTTCGGTACACGACTCCGATGGGCTATTGGTTCATGCTGACAACCGCTGGCAATGGCGGTCGCTGGCCCGACTACCGTACCCATCAGTGTCCAGCATCACGGTTGAATCACTCAACGGGTTCGGGCTCCTACAGCGTGATCGCGACTTTGAACACTTCTTAGATTCCAACGCTCGCTACCACGATCGCCCCAGCGTCTGGATCGAACCGATTGACTCGTTTGGCCCGGGACGAATTGAACTGCTTGAAATCCCTGGCGCACACGAAGGGATCGACAATATCGGCGCGTACTTCGTGCCCGACAACGCACTCCCTGACGATCAAGGATCACAAGACGCGGCCTCCGATGAGGCTACCCCACTTCCAGAACCGATTGATCTAAAGTACCGAGTTTCATTTTTTGCAACGGCCACCGATCTTGGCGACAAGCTGCATCAGACCACACCAACCGGCCAACCACTGGCAACATGCCAATCACTGGACATCCAGCGAAACGGTGCCGACGAACCAATCGACCTAGAGCTTGTCTTCGAGCTAAAGTCGCAGCCCGATACCGCACCGGAAGTGAACGATTCCGATGCCACCGAAGCGGCACCCGTTCAAGCCGCGATTCATACCGTTCGCGGTCAGGTCAGCCACCAAACAACCAAGGCAATCCCCAACGGATATGTTTGTCGGTTATCAATCACACCGACGGAAGACGCACCGATCGAACTGGAACTGACGCTGCAAGATGCTGATGGCCAAGCGGTCTCTGAAACATTCCGCTACCTGTGCCCACAAGCACAACCTACTTTCAAATACCCAGCCGTCTATACACGACAAGAATGA
- a CDS encoding glucoamylase family protein, translating to MKRITRRSLIASSLASILPATSQTARGIDSETLFSAIRAQAAAGPQPPQINAMPDSPNLTPENREFIRELQHRCYQYFLDAADPETGLVSDRGSRDGSAFSEHASSASCGFALASYAIAPAADLEDESTARERSRRLLRSLADLAQHHNGFLYHFIGRSDGVRRMNSEASTVDTALMLAGVMCAETTFGDDPEIKALCQRLMNRTNWRSMLGPGNLLHMGWNPETGLLPYQWDRFSELTILVLMAIGAPKHEIGPECWQAWRRDEMLTLHGEKFLSYPPLFVHQYPMAFFDFRSVQSPSGRSYWKNSITAHFAQIEFLSQLAERYPTQMGHYGDQLWGITSSDSASGYRDWGGPYQDNRYEPDRGIDGTVVPSAAAGGLAVVPDQSLATLRYQRDQFGDSIYGKYGFANAFNPATNWVSRDVIGIDTGISLLMAENLRSGNVWNAFMKHPVAQAAFARTGFSSGTV from the coding sequence ATGAAGCGAATCACCCGCAGATCTTTGATCGCCAGTTCCTTGGCATCGATTTTGCCAGCAACCAGCCAAACGGCTCGCGGCATCGATTCGGAAACATTGTTTTCCGCGATCCGCGCCCAAGCCGCTGCCGGTCCGCAACCGCCGCAAATCAATGCCATGCCTGATTCACCCAATCTCACGCCTGAAAACCGTGAATTCATTCGCGAATTACAACACCGTTGCTATCAGTATTTCCTGGACGCGGCGGATCCCGAAACCGGACTGGTCAGTGACCGTGGATCCCGTGACGGCAGTGCCTTCAGCGAACATGCAAGCTCAGCCTCCTGCGGATTTGCATTAGCGTCCTACGCGATCGCTCCGGCCGCTGATCTAGAAGATGAATCAACCGCTCGCGAGCGATCACGCCGACTACTGCGTTCGCTTGCCGATCTAGCACAACACCACAATGGATTCCTGTATCACTTCATCGGTCGCTCCGATGGCGTTCGACGCATGAACAGCGAAGCCTCAACGGTCGACACCGCCCTGATGCTGGCCGGCGTGATGTGTGCGGAAACAACTTTCGGTGACGACCCGGAAATCAAAGCTCTTTGCCAACGCCTGATGAATCGCACCAACTGGCGATCCATGCTTGGCCCTGGCAACCTGTTGCACATGGGTTGGAACCCCGAAACGGGGCTATTGCCGTATCAATGGGACCGATTCAGCGAATTGACGATCCTAGTCTTGATGGCAATCGGAGCCCCCAAGCATGAGATCGGCCCTGAATGCTGGCAAGCATGGCGACGCGACGAGATGCTCACGCTGCACGGCGAGAAGTTCTTGAGCTACCCGCCACTGTTCGTCCATCAGTACCCAATGGCGTTCTTCGACTTCCGAAGCGTGCAAAGCCCCAGCGGACGTAGCTACTGGAAAAACTCGATCACGGCACACTTCGCACAAATCGAATTTCTTTCTCAACTTGCTGAACGATACCCTACCCAAATGGGCCACTACGGCGACCAACTTTGGGGCATCACCAGCAGTGATTCCGCCTCGGGCTATCGCGACTGGGGCGGCCCCTACCAAGACAATCGATATGAACCCGATCGCGGTATCGATGGCACCGTGGTTCCCAGCGCCGCTGCCGGCGGCTTAGCGGTCGTCCCAGACCAATCGCTGGCGACACTGCGTTACCAACGCGACCAATTCGGTGATTCCATCTACGGCAAGTACGGCTTCGCCAATGCCTTCAACCCGGCCACCAATTGGGTCAGCCGGGACGTGATCGGCATCGATACGGGCATTTCATTGCTGATGGCTGAGAATCTGCGTAGCGGCAACGTGTGGAACGCGTTCATGAAGCACCCCGTTGCGCAAGCCGCGTTCGCACGAACCGGTTTTTCTTCCGGCACGGTGTAG
- the mdoH gene encoding glucans biosynthesis glucosyltransferase MdoH → MSESARLRHDQVTRRTRWCVGILTALIWGLGVFAFAAVIVGDSKLRVLEAFSLILFAVLFAWIAFSFALSVVGYFGLRQFRRAAKATSSDLSSDVSGDGAIVGGESRTAILMPVYNESPTRVFAAVASMREQLQCQAGTAGQFDFYILSDTTDPEIWLEEECCWSQLIERFNAGQEATNPTEAASDIDVEADINVYYRHRSQNSARKAGNIADFCENWGGLYEFMIVLDADSLMSGSTMAEMVRRMSVDRSLGILQVPPVPIGRMSLFARLQQFAAAVYGPMFAEGFDRFAGDQGNYWGHNAIIRVNAFMQHCQLPVLPGEAPLGGEILSHDFVEAALMVKAGWKVRIANDLGGSYEECPTTVLDFAKRDQRWCQGNLQHWHLLIGEGVHRVSRLHFLSGILSYMAAPLWLAFLVVCLGAAVANAYQAGERSVPDMTSTMVGLFVVSMALLIVPKLLAIVSTVSVSETRKGLGGVLRVLASAIVETFAAVLFAPIIAVYHSRFVFSNLRGNKVSWNAQQRDEKGVTWSEATQQMWFLTLVGIAVAALFAAWQPFWLVWFAPVILGWSLSIPLTVMLGSRQVGVLLAKLGLLQVASERKPIELMQRHQYWISELEAMHQDEQAGQPNLFERLLVDAKFRQQHLDILRAANAQVRLPGDAPERSLVSIGDGGVAALEPEKRRRLLSDDAWLESLGTL, encoded by the coding sequence ATGTCTGAATCTGCGCGTTTGCGCCACGATCAAGTGACCCGTCGTACGCGATGGTGTGTGGGCATATTAACAGCCTTGATATGGGGATTGGGGGTATTCGCTTTCGCTGCCGTGATCGTCGGCGATTCGAAGCTGCGAGTGCTCGAAGCGTTTAGCTTGATACTGTTTGCGGTTCTGTTCGCTTGGATTGCGTTCTCGTTCGCCTTGTCGGTTGTCGGGTACTTCGGCTTGCGTCAGTTTCGGCGTGCCGCGAAGGCTACCAGTTCGGACCTGTCGTCGGACGTTTCAGGCGATGGAGCAATCGTCGGCGGCGAATCGAGGACGGCAATCTTAATGCCCGTTTACAACGAGTCTCCCACTCGCGTGTTCGCGGCGGTTGCTTCGATGCGTGAACAGTTGCAGTGTCAGGCTGGAACCGCCGGGCAATTCGACTTTTATATTTTGAGCGACACCACTGACCCGGAAATTTGGTTAGAAGAGGAATGTTGTTGGTCGCAACTCATTGAGCGATTTAACGCTGGCCAAGAAGCTACAAATCCAACTGAAGCTGCTTCGGACATCGATGTTGAAGCGGACATCAATGTCTATTACCGGCATCGGTCTCAAAACTCGGCTCGGAAGGCTGGCAACATCGCCGACTTCTGCGAGAACTGGGGTGGGCTCTATGAGTTCATGATTGTCCTGGATGCCGACAGTTTGATGAGTGGTTCGACCATGGCCGAGATGGTGCGCCGGATGTCGGTCGATCGTTCCCTGGGAATCCTGCAGGTGCCGCCGGTACCGATCGGGCGCATGTCGTTGTTTGCTCGGTTGCAACAGTTTGCTGCCGCTGTCTATGGCCCCATGTTTGCTGAAGGGTTTGATCGATTCGCGGGCGACCAGGGTAATTACTGGGGTCACAATGCGATCATCCGTGTGAACGCTTTCATGCAGCACTGCCAATTGCCCGTCTTGCCCGGTGAGGCTCCGTTGGGCGGCGAGATTCTGAGCCATGACTTTGTCGAAGCGGCTTTGATGGTGAAGGCGGGATGGAAGGTGCGAATTGCGAATGATTTAGGCGGCAGCTATGAGGAGTGTCCTACCACTGTTCTGGATTTTGCCAAACGCGATCAACGTTGGTGCCAAGGGAACTTGCAGCACTGGCATCTGTTGATTGGGGAAGGCGTTCATCGCGTTTCACGTCTGCACTTTTTAAGTGGCATCCTCTCCTACATGGCCGCCCCGTTGTGGCTCGCTTTCCTGGTCGTTTGTTTGGGCGCCGCTGTGGCGAATGCCTACCAGGCTGGCGAGCGGTCGGTACCTGACATGACCTCGACAATGGTCGGCTTGTTCGTTGTTTCCATGGCTTTGTTGATCGTTCCCAAGTTGCTAGCAATTGTGTCGACGGTCAGCGTTTCGGAAACACGTAAAGGTCTTGGTGGGGTACTTCGAGTCCTTGCGAGTGCCATTGTTGAAACCTTCGCCGCAGTCTTGTTTGCACCGATCATCGCGGTGTATCACTCACGTTTCGTCTTTTCGAATTTGCGAGGAAACAAGGTGAGCTGGAATGCACAGCAGCGTGATGAGAAAGGCGTGACCTGGTCCGAGGCTACCCAGCAAATGTGGTTTCTCACTTTGGTTGGCATAGCTGTCGCCGCATTGTTTGCGGCCTGGCAGCCGTTCTGGTTAGTTTGGTTCGCCCCGGTGATCTTGGGGTGGTCGTTGTCGATTCCTTTGACCGTGATGCTGGGAAGTCGCCAGGTCGGTGTGCTGCTTGCCAAGCTTGGCTTGCTTCAGGTGGCGTCGGAGCGAAAACCCATTGAACTGATGCAGCGTCACCAATACTGGATTAGTGAGTTGGAAGCGATGCATCAGGACGAGCAAGCAGGCCAGCCCAATCTGTTCGAGCGGTTGTTGGTGGACGCTAAGTTCCGACAACAACATCTTGATATCCTACGTGCAGCCAACGCTCAGGTGCGTTTGCCGGGTGATGCACCGGAACGATCGTTGGTTAGCATTGGTGACGGTGGGGTGGCGGCTCTTGAGCCGGAGAAAAGACGGCGTTTATTAAGCGACGACGCGTGGCTGGAATCGCTTGGCACACTTTAA
- a CDS encoding FMN-binding protein produces the protein MHRLRIVHTARLAILVSLLLLLPSPHGRSLGERLLFGTSRSSGIDPAQPIDLADIQQIDSSFSKQIDRVAAADVEGRFPLFNHNDQPIGFAVRTLPQAEDIAGYRGPTEAILLLDSNQTIAAIGILNSHDTREHVTEVKNSAKFFKHFLGLTWGGKLADGTTPEIDGVSGATLTSLAMARGVLKRLGNETPSLVFDQALNIDDAQRLFPSAARITQDPISLVFDADNQMLGTLVRTGGLIDDEIGYQGPTELLLGFDPAGRSLKPRIRNSFDNEPYVGYLPQEYSFWPIFTGKSVAQLASTDLKAEHVEGVSGATMTSMTVAHTLIRATNKIQSAGGLANWTRPPAKPTVISQFMKVFSKVRWSAADIVTLGMILTLPLLLRTHWMRRRMIRISWLVAMVIVLGLWTGNLISLALIAGWMTSGASWYLAIGLLGILAVATLLPPIRRANPYCNHLCPHGALQQLIRPGSKSTRKWRLSSKSQKRLANLPAVTLAVAYLVLLSRPASDVSVIEPFHAYLWSIASWSSIGFAIATIIFSAFVPMGYCRLGCPTGRLLEHIRLKSSSSKWTRFDQAASGLLVFAILARTLT, from the coding sequence GTGCATCGCCTTCGAATCGTCCACACCGCACGACTCGCCATCCTGGTGTCGTTGCTGTTACTGCTGCCTTCACCGCACGGCCGATCGCTAGGAGAGCGACTTCTCTTTGGCACCTCACGTTCCTCCGGGATTGATCCAGCCCAGCCAATCGATCTCGCCGACATTCAGCAGATCGACAGTTCATTCTCGAAACAGATTGATCGTGTTGCAGCCGCCGACGTGGAAGGCCGCTTTCCGCTTTTCAACCACAACGATCAGCCAATCGGATTTGCCGTCCGAACCCTGCCACAAGCTGAAGACATCGCCGGCTATCGTGGTCCCACTGAAGCAATCCTGCTGCTTGATTCCAACCAAACCATCGCTGCAATTGGAATCCTCAACAGTCACGACACTCGCGAGCACGTGACCGAGGTAAAGAACTCGGCCAAGTTCTTCAAGCATTTCCTGGGACTCACCTGGGGCGGCAAACTCGCCGACGGCACAACGCCCGAAATCGATGGCGTCTCCGGTGCCACGCTCACCAGCCTCGCAATGGCTCGCGGCGTCCTCAAACGACTAGGAAATGAAACCCCATCACTCGTATTCGATCAAGCACTCAACATCGATGATGCACAGCGACTGTTCCCCAGTGCCGCTCGCATCACTCAAGATCCCATCAGCTTGGTCTTTGATGCCGACAACCAGATGCTGGGAACTCTTGTGCGAACGGGAGGGTTGATCGACGACGAAATCGGCTACCAAGGCCCCACTGAACTGCTGCTTGGTTTTGATCCCGCCGGTCGGTCACTCAAGCCGCGAATCCGCAATTCATTCGACAACGAACCGTATGTGGGATACCTCCCCCAAGAGTATTCGTTTTGGCCCATCTTCACCGGCAAATCCGTCGCTCAATTAGCATCAACCGACTTGAAAGCGGAACACGTCGAGGGTGTCTCGGGAGCCACAATGACCAGCATGACCGTGGCCCACACGCTGATCCGCGCGACCAACAAAATCCAGTCCGCCGGCGGACTGGCCAATTGGACTCGCCCCCCAGCGAAACCCACTGTGATCAGCCAATTCATGAAGGTCTTTTCAAAAGTCCGGTGGTCCGCCGCGGACATCGTGACGCTGGGAATGATCCTGACGCTTCCGCTCCTGTTACGCACTCATTGGATGCGTCGCCGCATGATCCGCATCAGCTGGTTGGTGGCGATGGTCATCGTTCTTGGCCTGTGGACGGGCAACCTCATTTCGCTGGCCCTGATTGCGGGCTGGATGACATCCGGTGCCAGTTGGTACTTGGCCATTGGACTGCTTGGCATACTCGCCGTCGCAACACTGCTACCGCCCATACGGCGAGCGAATCCGTACTGCAATCACCTGTGTCCGCATGGAGCCCTCCAACAACTCATTCGGCCCGGCAGCAAGTCGACAAGAAAATGGCGTCTGTCGAGTAAGTCACAAAAGCGGCTTGCCAATCTACCCGCGGTCACACTGGCAGTCGCCTATCTGGTACTGCTATCTCGTCCTGCATCGGACGTCTCCGTTATCGAGCCTTTCCACGCCTATCTCTGGAGCATCGCTTCTTGGTCTAGCATCGGGTTTGCAATTGCAACGATCATTTTCTCTGCTTTTGTCCCGATGGGTTACTGCCGACTCGGCTGCCCGACCGGCCGCCTGCTAGAGCACATTCGCCTCAAGTCCAGCAGCAGCAAATGGACACGCTTCGATCAAGCTGCTAGCGGATTGCTGGTCTTCGCGATCCTCGCCAGGACACTCACCTGA
- a CDS encoding beta-cystathionase, producing the protein MLQNVLEQFRNIFSSMPVPSRVIAGLLVVVIVLALGFLVRGSSTTQEEYLLGGRMLDEQDIDAAELAFGSAGLTGWQREGRRLKIPTLQRSEYLAALEQSSALPNSLRTHIQSAIDSSTAFESSEQRIARIMHAKEQDLSDNITKFNDIRSANVTYDQGERMGLSRGRSQSASVVVQPEGIEPLSRARIQMIKEMIRASFAGMSVDDVQVTDTNSSAMPGNSDDDDPMSKKRREEESYYEQKIRAQLAGYGPIQVKTFAEIDPTMGVEKASLKYADQPTTLQESSRKYEIESSRPIPGGVPGAQPNTIANRPVKIDQTAQTSRTKEDERSSNRVAGQEYETTRIAALPVKRIRVSIGLPTSYYRQVWTQEFLQSNPDKKGEDVPGMGNAELQSLRERTQLAIKSAVTPLLPSVSAGEDRFPLVEVWDFPDLPVREIATIGTGQVALDWLSNSWQSIAMIMLAALALMVARGAMKSIGGDADPASFSEGFGLELPSPPPPPVEVEGSVDHMEITGGSLKQELIGLVEGNPEVAANVIRSWIGEAA; encoded by the coding sequence ATGCTTCAAAACGTACTCGAACAATTCCGAAACATCTTTTCGTCCATGCCGGTCCCCTCTCGGGTGATCGCGGGATTGTTGGTGGTGGTCATTGTCCTTGCGCTCGGATTCTTGGTCCGTGGCAGCAGCACGACCCAAGAGGAATACTTGCTTGGCGGCCGGATGCTGGACGAACAGGATATCGACGCCGCTGAACTGGCATTCGGAAGCGCCGGCCTCACCGGTTGGCAACGCGAAGGACGCCGGCTGAAGATCCCTACACTGCAGCGAAGTGAATATCTCGCGGCACTCGAACAGTCGTCCGCACTTCCAAATTCACTTCGAACCCACATCCAATCGGCGATCGATTCGTCCACGGCCTTCGAATCCAGCGAACAGCGGATTGCGCGCATCATGCACGCCAAGGAACAAGACCTTAGCGATAACATCACCAAGTTTAATGACATCCGGTCCGCCAACGTGACCTACGATCAAGGCGAACGGATGGGCCTCTCGCGCGGTCGATCTCAATCGGCCAGCGTTGTCGTGCAGCCCGAGGGAATCGAGCCGCTCTCACGAGCCCGCATTCAAATGATCAAGGAAATGATCCGCGCCTCGTTCGCTGGCATGAGTGTCGACGACGTGCAGGTCACTGATACCAACTCATCTGCCATGCCGGGCAACTCCGACGACGATGACCCCATGTCGAAGAAGCGTCGTGAAGAAGAATCCTACTATGAACAAAAGATCCGCGCCCAACTGGCTGGCTATGGCCCCATTCAAGTCAAAACGTTTGCCGAAATTGACCCAACCATGGGTGTTGAAAAAGCAAGCCTAAAGTACGCCGACCAACCCACTACGCTGCAGGAGTCCTCTCGCAAGTACGAGATCGAATCCTCGCGCCCGATTCCTGGCGGTGTGCCCGGTGCCCAACCCAACACGATCGCGAACCGTCCTGTCAAAATCGACCAAACCGCTCAAACATCCCGCACCAAAGAAGACGAACGATCCAGTAACCGGGTCGCAGGTCAAGAATACGAAACCACTCGCATCGCCGCCCTTCCTGTCAAGCGAATTCGCGTTTCAATCGGGCTACCAACGAGCTACTACCGACAAGTCTGGACTCAAGAGTTTTTGCAATCCAATCCCGACAAAAAAGGCGAAGATGTCCCTGGCATGGGCAACGCCGAACTCCAGTCCCTGCGAGAACGAACCCAGCTCGCAATCAAGTCGGCCGTCACGCCACTCCTTCCGTCCGTATCCGCTGGCGAAGATCGCTTCCCGCTTGTAGAAGTGTGGGACTTCCCGGATCTACCTGTACGAGAAATTGCCACGATCGGCACCGGCCAAGTCGCACTGGACTGGCTGTCCAACTCTTGGCAATCCATCGCGATGATCATGCTGGCGGCACTCGCCTTAATGGTGGCCCGTGGCGCCATGAAGTCGATCGGCGGCGACGCGGACCCAGCATCATTCAGCGAAGGCTTTGGCTTAGAACTCCCTTCGCCTCCACCGCCACCGGTCGAAGTCGAAGGTTCCGTCGACCACATGGAAATTACCGGCGGCTCGCTCAAACAAGAGCTGATTGGCCTAGTCGAAGGCAATCCAGAAGTCGCCGCCAATGTGATCCGCAGCTGGATCGGCGAAGCAGCCTAA